One window of Pseudomonas sp. FP198 genomic DNA carries:
- a CDS encoding TauD/TfdA family dioxygenase, which yields MEGVPGNEQTLPFILEAPATGARWQDSRAQILQAVEAELPRVGGILFRGFAFNGEADFEEFARGFGHELLTYDYASTPRTKLNNRVYTSTEYPAHQVIPLHNEQSYSLNWPMKIWFHCVQASPVGGETPIADSRKVYQQLDPAIRQRFAEKRLMYVRNYGNGLDLPWQQAFSTEDRSQVEQFCRANHIQFQWKDDGELSTRQVCQAVAQHPVTGEWVWFNQAHLFHISNLAAPVRETLISIVGEEGVPRNVFYGDGSPIELEALEHVRGVLQRCQVSFPWQAGDVLMLDNMLVAHGRSTFQGARKVVVAMAEPAPAG from the coding sequence ATGGAAGGCGTACCGGGCAACGAGCAGACCTTGCCGTTCATCCTCGAAGCGCCGGCCACGGGGGCTCGCTGGCAGGATAGCCGAGCGCAGATCCTGCAGGCAGTCGAGGCCGAGTTGCCGCGTGTCGGCGGCATCCTGTTCCGCGGTTTTGCCTTCAACGGGGAAGCCGATTTCGAGGAGTTTGCCCGCGGTTTCGGCCATGAGCTGCTGACCTACGACTACGCCTCCACGCCGCGCACCAAGCTCAACAACCGCGTATACACCTCCACTGAATACCCTGCCCACCAAGTCATCCCGCTGCACAACGAGCAGTCCTATTCGCTCAATTGGCCGATGAAGATCTGGTTCCACTGCGTACAGGCTTCTCCTGTGGGTGGTGAAACCCCGATCGCCGATAGCCGCAAGGTCTACCAGCAACTCGATCCGGCGATCCGCCAGCGCTTCGCCGAGAAACGCCTGATGTACGTGCGCAACTATGGCAACGGCCTCGACTTGCCCTGGCAGCAGGCGTTCAGCACCGAAGATCGCTCGCAGGTGGAACAGTTCTGTCGCGCCAACCACATCCAGTTCCAATGGAAGGACGACGGCGAGCTGTCCACGCGCCAGGTCTGCCAGGCCGTGGCCCAGCATCCGGTGACCGGGGAGTGGGTATGGTTCAACCAGGCGCATCTGTTTCATATCTCCAATCTCGCTGCGCCAGTGCGCGAGACGCTGATTTCCATCGTTGGCGAAGAGGGTGTGCCACGTAACGTCTTCTACGGGGACGGTTCACCCATCGAGCTGGAAGCCCTGGAGCATGTGCGCGGCGTATTGCAGCGCTGCCAGGTGAGTTTCCCCTGGCAGGCGGGCGACGTGCTGATGCTCGACAACATGCTGGTGGCCCACGGCCGCTCGACATTCCAGGGCGCGCGCAAGGTCGTGGTCGCCATGGCCGAGCCTGCTCCGGCGGGTTGA
- a CDS encoding ABC transporter substrate-binding protein produces MKGIFQGLLGMLCVSLALLSMPAGAAETKVFENSFGRVEVPVSPRCIVSLHDFSLTTQLLELGIKPCGSTGRKKLFSDVLFRGAQERFDVTGIQYIGSHQSPDLEAIAALKPDLIIGLSYHADLKDKLSKIAPVVLLPSRESDIKTYAKELAELVGKQQRYEEMLREYQWVVSEFKKRVKDPSRITVTTLEVYTDGFQLIGRGGMDDVIADFGLGRVAAYREARQNVPYSLERIGDFDSDFIIDTYEELLDSETSTAAFRQSPQWRNLFAVKNRQFLYLNRSRYADTMQGLLGSAYLLMSHIAERESVLQGK; encoded by the coding sequence GTGAAGGGAATATTCCAAGGGTTGCTCGGCATGCTGTGTGTGTCGTTGGCATTGCTGTCCATGCCTGCTGGCGCGGCTGAAACCAAGGTGTTCGAGAACAGCTTCGGCCGGGTCGAAGTGCCCGTTTCCCCGCGCTGCATCGTGTCTTTGCATGATTTCAGCCTGACCACCCAGTTGCTCGAGTTGGGTATCAAGCCCTGCGGCTCGACAGGACGCAAAAAGCTGTTTTCGGATGTGCTGTTTCGCGGCGCGCAGGAGCGCTTCGATGTGACGGGCATTCAATACATCGGCTCGCACCAGTCGCCTGATCTTGAAGCCATTGCAGCGTTGAAGCCTGACCTGATCATCGGCCTGTCCTATCACGCCGACCTCAAGGACAAGCTCAGCAAGATCGCCCCGGTCGTTCTGTTGCCGTCGCGAGAGAGCGATATCAAGACCTACGCCAAGGAGCTCGCCGAACTGGTCGGCAAGCAACAGCGCTATGAAGAGATGCTTCGCGAATACCAATGGGTGGTCAGCGAGTTCAAGAAGCGCGTCAAGGACCCTTCGCGCATCACGGTTACCACGCTGGAAGTCTATACCGATGGTTTCCAGTTGATCGGGCGTGGCGGGATGGATGACGTTATCGCTGATTTCGGCCTGGGGCGTGTCGCCGCGTATCGCGAGGCGCGGCAGAATGTGCCCTACAGCCTGGAGCGAATCGGTGACTTCGACAGTGATTTCATTATCGACACCTATGAGGAACTGCTCGATTCGGAAACCAGCACGGCAGCTTTCCGCCAGTCCCCTCAATGGCGGAACCTGTTCGCCGTGAAGAACCGTCAGTTTCTTTACCTGAACCGCAGTCGTTACGCCGATACGATGCAAGGCCTGCTGGGGTCCGCTTACCTGCTGATGTCCCATATCGCTGAGCGCGAGAGTGTGCTCCAGGGCAAGTGA
- a CDS encoding iron ABC transporter permease: MMRLGLTLPRMLPLLPWVARPIDLISVLGLLLALVALALYALTVGSYSLDVAQAWQALSAPDQANSTTRNLLWELRLPRVLLAILAGAAMSLAGLLMQSLTRNPLAAPGLVGVESGASVTMLLIIVLWPTLLPLELYPLAALTGGLAVAFFVALLSWRQGISPLRLILVGVGLTAMLSAVADLLITYGNIDQVESALMWLGGSLHRAGWAQVHSLAAWLLLAGAPLLFFHRQLNLLQLGEKVALSRGLNVTGVMAFLLLCSVMLTAAAVANVGTMTFVGLVAPHLARQLAGDRHGALMPLSALMGALLVLAGDTLGRGLFPPLQLPAGLVVAIIGAPYLIVLLARQRSR, translated from the coding sequence ATGATGCGCTTGGGGTTGACCCTGCCCAGAATGCTGCCGTTGCTGCCCTGGGTGGCCCGGCCGATCGACCTGATTTCGGTGCTGGGGTTGCTGCTCGCCTTGGTTGCGTTGGCCTTGTACGCACTGACCGTCGGCAGCTACTCGCTGGATGTTGCCCAAGCCTGGCAAGCGCTGTCAGCCCCTGACCAGGCCAACTCGACGACGCGCAATCTGCTCTGGGAGTTGCGCCTGCCGCGGGTCTTGTTGGCGATCCTCGCCGGAGCGGCGATGTCGCTGGCCGGCCTGTTGATGCAATCGTTGACGCGCAATCCCCTGGCGGCGCCGGGCCTGGTAGGCGTGGAGTCGGGCGCCAGCGTCACCATGCTGTTGATCATCGTGCTCTGGCCCACGCTGCTGCCGCTGGAGCTGTATCCGTTGGCGGCACTGACCGGCGGGCTGGCCGTGGCGTTCTTCGTCGCGTTGCTGTCGTGGCGCCAGGGCATCTCGCCGCTGCGCCTGATCCTCGTCGGCGTCGGGCTGACCGCCATGCTCAGTGCGGTTGCCGACCTGCTCATCACCTACGGCAATATCGATCAGGTCGAGTCAGCCTTGATGTGGCTGGGCGGCAGCTTGCATCGGGCCGGCTGGGCCCAGGTTCATAGTCTTGCCGCCTGGTTGCTGCTGGCGGGGGCGCCGTTGCTGTTTTTTCATCGCCAGTTGAACCTGTTGCAGCTGGGTGAAAAGGTCGCCCTCAGTCGCGGCCTGAATGTGACGGGTGTCATGGCTTTCCTGTTGCTTTGCAGCGTCATGCTGACGGCGGCAGCGGTGGCGAATGTCGGCACCATGACTTTTGTCGGCCTGGTGGCACCGCACCTGGCGCGCCAGCTGGCGGGTGATCGCCACGGCGCCCTGATGCCTTTATCCGCGTTGATGGGGGCGCTGCTGGTGCTGGCGGGCGACACACTGGGGCGGGGGCTTTTCCCACCTTTGCAACTACCGGCGGGGCTGGTGGTCGCGATCATCGGAGCGCCCTATCTGATCGTCTTGTTGGCGCGTCAACGCAGTCGCTGA
- a CDS encoding iron ABC transporter permease: protein MIHGLRLPVWLGLLIAIALAALLHLAVGAKSIPWNEAWQALVAYSPDSPDQSVIRGSRLPRLLVAMLVGASLGLAGAIMQAVGDNPLADPGILGINSGAALFVVFGLLVMPGHDLSMIPLFAFSGALVAAVGVLLLAGRGHNPIRLTLSGAMIAALFSAITSILLLLDQQGLDSLRRWLTGSIGVTGGSMQAWVWPYAVLGMFLCLVNVRALNAHRLGPQAAAGMGVNLLKMRLFGLASVVLLSGCAVALAGPIGFVGLVVPHAARLLFGDDYRRLLLAAPLLGALLLILADIAARTLVRPFELNTGIVTALIGGPIFVVLVLRKVR from the coding sequence GTGATCCACGGTTTGCGCTTGCCGGTGTGGCTGGGCCTGCTGATTGCGATTGCCCTGGCCGCGCTGCTGCATCTGGCGGTGGGCGCCAAGAGCATCCCCTGGAACGAGGCGTGGCAGGCCTTGGTCGCCTATTCGCCAGACAGTCCCGACCAAAGCGTCATTCGTGGCAGCCGCCTGCCACGCCTGCTGGTGGCCATGCTGGTGGGCGCGAGTCTCGGCCTGGCCGGCGCGATCATGCAGGCGGTGGGCGACAACCCATTGGCCGACCCGGGGATTCTCGGCATCAACAGCGGCGCGGCATTGTTCGTCGTGTTCGGCTTGCTGGTGATGCCGGGCCACGACCTGTCGATGATCCCGCTGTTTGCTTTCAGCGGCGCCCTGGTCGCCGCCGTTGGTGTTCTGCTGCTGGCGGGCAGGGGCCACAACCCGATTCGATTGACGTTGTCCGGGGCGATGATCGCGGCGTTGTTCAGTGCTATCACTTCGATTTTACTGTTGCTCGATCAGCAGGGGCTGGACAGCCTGCGGCGCTGGCTCACCGGCTCGATCGGGGTGACCGGAGGCTCGATGCAGGCGTGGGTCTGGCCGTATGCCGTGTTGGGCATGTTCCTCTGCCTGGTCAACGTCCGCGCGCTGAACGCGCATCGGCTGGGTCCGCAGGCCGCCGCCGGCATGGGCGTCAACCTGTTGAAGATGCGTCTGTTCGGCCTGGCTTCGGTGGTTCTGCTGTCAGGCTGCGCCGTGGCCCTGGCGGGGCCGATCGGTTTTGTCGGGCTGGTGGTGCCTCACGCCGCGCGCCTGTTGTTCGGCGATGACTACCGTCGGTTGCTGCTGGCCGCGCCCTTGCTTGGCGCGCTGCTGCTGATCCTGGCGGACATCGCCGCCAGGACTTTGGTGCGTCCCTTCGAGCTCAATACCGGGATCGTCACGGCGCTGATCGGCGGGCCGATCTTCGTGGTACTGGTGTTGAGGAAAGTCCGATGA
- a CDS encoding ABC transporter ATP-binding protein, translating into MLKASNVRLSYGEQQILNGVSLDIPEGCFTALIGANGCGKTTLLNVLAHMLRPSAGDVHLGGKSLGQYSRRALAQRMALLPQRTTSPAGMSVRELVMQGRFPWQSWWRQWSDQDQQAIDRAIDLAGIGPLLDRSLATLSGGQLQRCWIAMTLAQDTPVILLDEPTTFLDIAHQITLLELLVDLREQGKTIVAVLHDLNQAARYADHLVMMREGRLLAQGAPAEVFTRENLKAVFDLDAHIITDPYSGDPLCVPQTTRSQPLAVREAM; encoded by the coding sequence ATGCTGAAAGCCAGCAACGTGCGGCTGAGCTATGGCGAGCAACAGATTCTCAACGGTGTCAGCCTGGATATTCCCGAAGGTTGCTTCACCGCTTTGATCGGGGCCAACGGCTGCGGCAAGACCACGCTGCTTAATGTACTGGCGCATATGTTGCGGCCGAGCGCGGGTGACGTGCACCTGGGCGGAAAATCGTTGGGGCAGTACTCACGTCGCGCATTGGCGCAACGAATGGCGCTGTTACCCCAGCGCACCACGTCGCCGGCCGGCATGAGCGTGCGGGAGCTGGTGATGCAGGGGCGCTTCCCCTGGCAGAGCTGGTGGCGCCAATGGTCCGACCAGGACCAGCAGGCGATTGATCGCGCCATTGACCTGGCGGGTATCGGGCCTTTGCTGGATCGCTCGCTGGCGACCTTGTCGGGCGGGCAGTTGCAGCGCTGCTGGATTGCCATGACCCTGGCCCAGGACACTCCGGTGATCCTGCTGGACGAACCGACGACCTTTCTCGACATCGCGCACCAGATCACGCTGCTCGAATTGCTGGTGGATCTGCGTGAGCAAGGCAAGACCATCGTGGCGGTGCTGCACGACCTCAACCAGGCCGCGCGTTACGCCGATCACCTGGTGATGATGCGCGAGGGTCGGTTGCTGGCCCAGGGTGCGCCGGCCGAGGTGTTCACTCGGGAAAACCTCAAGGCGGTCTTTGACCTGGACGCGCACATCATTACCGACCCTTATTCCGGCGATCCGTTATGTGTCCCGCAAACCACCCGTAGCCAGCCGCTGGCTGTGCGGGAGGCGATGTGA
- a CDS encoding TonB-dependent siderophore receptor, with protein MLVRKTIVGTEKRYVSRHPAFHLSTLALALGSIFSAQAMAAQEEAADKAPLQLGEININAAAVENPTAPLAGKVALRNGSATKSNAAITETPQSVSVVTADEMRDRKSDTLADALSYTPGFTSQPSSFNRTSDRFRMRGFDVESATGGSLRDGMRLQYNSYDGVQEPYGLERVEVVRGAASVLYGQLSPGGFVNGVSKRPTETPQHELGMQYGNHDRKQLTADFSGPLGDSEVLSYRLTMLKRDSDTQQDYINDDKLYIAPALTWRPNEDTSLTLLSFYQKSDTRFSAPLPYQLVKGVGNGPVTIGRHDFIGEPDYDDMNGEMSAIGYEFEHRFDEHTRISNKLRYYEADVKWKYMQAQTSTAAINGAANTGVLRRQYSDRRERSRALASDTNIETRWNIGGIENTFLVGADTYDASYDSHNFRANSTSINIGDYNYGQPVVVDKSRNRDRGSQIDTFQTGIYLQDQIKFDDHWLLLLGGRHDWADQDQEGFATGQKLSQDDESTTWRAGLVYEADNGLAPYISYSESFFPVAVADAPGQTFEPTEGKQYEIGIRYQPPGSNTLLSAAVYELTQENVVKRDLAGNNPQQIGEQRSRGLELEAKSDVTPQLTVIATYAYTDSRITKSVVQSEVGQRSEDTPYHQAALWADYNFALFGVPQLKVGGGARYKGTTQASGIDSQLPAYTLFDAMASYQIDKNWDIALNANNVTNKKYVYCEAAICRYGDERELVTSVNFRW; from the coding sequence ATGCTCGTCAGAAAAACAATAGTTGGCACCGAAAAACGTTACGTCTCGCGTCATCCTGCGTTTCACCTGAGCACGCTGGCATTGGCTTTGGGGAGCATTTTTTCAGCACAGGCGATGGCCGCCCAAGAAGAGGCCGCCGACAAGGCCCCTCTTCAACTCGGCGAAATCAATATCAACGCCGCCGCGGTGGAAAACCCGACGGCGCCGCTGGCCGGCAAAGTCGCCTTGCGTAACGGCAGCGCCACCAAATCCAACGCAGCCATCACCGAAACGCCGCAATCGGTTTCCGTGGTGACCGCCGATGAAATGCGTGATCGCAAGTCCGACACTCTGGCGGATGCCCTTAGCTATACCCCGGGTTTCACCAGCCAGCCAAGCAGCTTCAACCGCACCTCCGACCGGTTCCGCATGCGCGGCTTCGACGTCGAATCCGCCACCGGCGGTTCGCTACGCGACGGCATGCGCTTGCAGTACAACTCTTACGACGGTGTGCAGGAACCCTATGGTCTGGAACGCGTGGAGGTCGTGCGCGGCGCGGCTTCGGTGTTGTACGGTCAACTGTCGCCCGGTGGCTTCGTCAACGGCGTGAGCAAACGCCCGACCGAAACCCCACAGCACGAGCTGGGCATGCAATACGGCAACCATGATCGCAAGCAACTGACCGCCGACTTCAGCGGGCCGCTCGGCGACAGCGAAGTCCTCAGCTACCGCTTGACCATGCTCAAGCGCGACAGCGACACCCAGCAGGACTACATCAATGACGACAAGCTCTACATCGCCCCAGCCCTGACCTGGCGCCCCAATGAAGACACGTCGCTGACCCTGCTCTCGTTCTATCAGAAGAGCGACACCCGTTTCTCCGCCCCGCTGCCCTATCAATTGGTCAAGGGCGTGGGTAACGGGCCGGTCACCATCGGCCGCCACGATTTCATCGGCGAGCCCGATTACGACGACATGAATGGCGAGATGTCCGCCATCGGTTATGAGTTCGAACACCGCTTCGATGAGCACACCCGTATCAGCAACAAACTCCGTTACTACGAAGCGGATGTGAAGTGGAAATACATGCAGGCACAGACCAGCACGGCAGCCATCAACGGAGCAGCCAATACCGGCGTCCTTCGTCGTCAGTACAGTGACCGGCGGGAGCGTTCCCGGGCACTGGCCAGCGACACCAACATCGAGACGCGCTGGAACATTGGCGGTATTGAAAACACCTTCCTGGTGGGCGCGGATACCTATGATGCGTCGTATGACTCGCATAATTTCCGCGCCAACTCGACATCGATCAATATCGGTGACTACAACTACGGCCAGCCTGTTGTAGTAGACAAGAGCCGGAACCGTGACCGTGGTTCGCAGATCGATACCTTCCAGACCGGCATCTACCTGCAAGACCAGATCAAGTTCGACGATCACTGGCTGCTGCTGTTGGGCGGTCGCCATGACTGGGCCGATCAGGACCAGGAAGGCTTCGCCACCGGCCAGAAGCTGAGCCAGGACGACGAATCCACTACCTGGCGCGCCGGCCTGGTGTACGAGGCCGACAACGGTCTGGCCCCTTACATCAGCTACAGCGAATCGTTCTTCCCGGTGGCGGTGGCCGATGCACCCGGCCAGACGTTCGAGCCCACCGAAGGCAAGCAGTACGAAATCGGTATCCGCTACCAGCCTCCGGGCAGCAACACACTGTTGAGCGCAGCGGTTTATGAGCTGACCCAGGAAAACGTCGTCAAGCGCGACCTGGCTGGCAACAATCCCCAGCAGATTGGCGAACAGCGCTCCCGTGGCCTGGAGCTGGAAGCCAAGAGCGACGTCACGCCTCAACTGACAGTCATCGCGACGTATGCCTACACCGACTCACGCATCACCAAAAGCGTAGTCCAGAGCGAAGTCGGCCAGCGCAGCGAAGATACGCCTTACCACCAAGCCGCGCTTTGGGCTGACTACAACTTCGCACTCTTCGGCGTACCACAGCTGAAGGTGGGCGGCGGCGCGCGCTACAAAGGCACCACCCAGGCGTCGGGCATCGACTCACAACTGCCTGCCTATACGCTGTTCGACGCAATGGCTAGCTACCAGATCGATAAAAACTGGGACATCGCTCTAAACGCTAACAACGTGACGAACAAAAAGTACGTGTACTGCGAAGCCGCCATCTGCCGCTACGGCGACGAGCGCGAGCTGGTGACCTCCGTTAACTTCCGCTGGTAA